The Selenihalanaerobacter shriftii genome includes the window AAGTGCATTTAAGTAAATTTAAAGACTCTTATCCTCATCAGCTATCGGGAGGAATGAAACAAAGAACTGCTATTGCTAGATCTTTAGCTATAAATCCAAAAACTTTGTTGATGGATGAGCCCTTTGGTGCCTTAGATGAACAAACAAGAATGATGCTACAATTTGAATTACAAAAAATTTGGTTAGAAACAAAAAAAACTATTCTCTTTGTAACTCATAATATCCGAGAAGCAGTACAATTATCTAATAGAATAGTTGTATTTGGTACTCAACCAGGTACGATCAAAGAAATATTTGAAGTTAAAGCTGGAAGACCAAGAAACAAGAATAAAAAATATTTATTGGAATTAGAAAGTAAAATTATGAATGTACTCAAAGAAGAAATAGAAAAAACAATGAAGGAGGAAATGGATGATGATTACCACTTTGAAGAAGGTTCTCTTCCTTGGGATCCTGATCGCGATATGGGAAGTTCTATATAAATTACAAATTTGGTCACCAATTCTTTTTCC containing:
- a CDS encoding ABC transporter ATP-binding protein, with product MIKIKNIFKDFQQKDGSTLEVLNNIDFTIKEGEFVSLLGPSGCGKSTLLNIVAGLESSTNGEVLIDNKPITDPGVDRGVVFQEAALFPWLTVLENVKFGLKSKDLTDNEIEKNALNHIKKVHLSKFKDSYPHQLSGGMKQRTAIARSLAINPKTLLMDEPFGALDEQTRMMLQFELQKIWLETKKTILFVTHNIREAVQLSNRIVVFGTQPGTIKEIFEVKAGRPRNKNKKYLLELESKIMNVLKEEIEKTMKEEMDDDYHFEEGSLPWDPDRDMGSSI